The Scyliorhinus canicula unplaced genomic scaffold, sScyCan1.1, whole genome shotgun sequence genome window below encodes:
- the LOC119961537 gene encoding zinc finger protein 239-like has product MEKPSICGDSGKGYRRHQRVHAGERPFTCSQCGKGFIDSSTLLRHQRIHSGERPFTCSHCRKGFIDSSSLLRHQRVHTGESPFTCSQCGKGFTQLSSLQTHQRVHTGERPFTCPQCGKGFINSSNLRRHQQVHTGERPFTCPQCGKGFINSFNLWKHQQIHTGERQFTCRQCGKGFTQLSILQRHQRVHAVETPFTCSQCGNGFIDSSTLLRHQRIHTGERPFTCSQCGKGFTQLTNLQTHQRVHTGER; this is encoded by the exons atggaaaaACCATCGATATGCGGGGACTCTGGGAAGGGATACAGA agacatcagagaGTTCacgctggggagaggccattcacctgctctcagtgtgggaagggattcattgattcatccaccttgctgagacatcagcgaattcacagtggggagaggccattcacctgctctcattgtaggaagggattcattgattcatccagcctgctgagacatcagcgagttcacactggggagagtccgttcacctgctctcagtgtgggaagggattcactcagttatccagtctgcagacacaccagcgagttcacactggggagag gccattcacctgccctcagtgtgggaagggattcattaattcatccaacctgcggagacaccagcaagttcacactggggagaggccattcacctgccctcagtgtgggaagggattcattaattcattcaacctgtggaaacatcagcaaattcacactggggagagacagtTCACCTGccgtcagtgtgggaagggattcacgcagttgtccatcctgcagagacatcagagaGTTCACGCTGTGGagacgccattcacctgctctcaatgtgggaatggattcattgattcatccaccttgctgagacatcagcgaattcacactggggagaggccattcacctgctctcagtgtgggaagggattcacacagttaacCAACCTACagacacaccaacgagttcacactggggagagg